The Salinivibrio kushneri genomic interval TCCACGCACTGGGATCTTGACGGAATTTCATCCCCCACCGCTGACGCAAACGTTTTCCTTGCGATGAAATCTGGGTATAATTCGCGCCACGCTCAGCTTAACCTATTCACGCTTGTCATCAAGAAGGACGTATTATGACTGTCGGTATCATCATGGGCTCGCAATCCGATTGGCCTACCATGACACATGCAGCGGCTATGTTGGATCACTTTGCCATCCCTTACGAAACCCGTATTGTCTCCGCCCATCGCACACCACAGTTACTTGCCGACTACGCCCAACAAGCGGCCGAGCGCGGGATTAAAGTGATTATTGCCGGTGCCGGGGGTGCCGCCCATCTACCTGGGATGACCGCCGCACACACCAGCCTGCCGGTACTCGGCGTACCGGTCCAGTCAAAAGCGTTAAAGGGCATGGACTCATTGCTTTCTATTGCTCAAATGCCTAAAGGCGTGGCAGTGGGTACGCTCGCCATTGGTGACGCAGGCGCCGCGAATGCAGGCCTCCTTGCAGCACAAATTCTCGCCACGGCCGACCCTGATTTGATGACAAAAGTGGATGCGTTTCGCCAAGTGCAAACTGAGGCTGTTCTCGCTCAACCCAACCCACAAGGGTAAAACCATGAATATTCTGGTGTTAGGCGCGGGACAACTGGCCCGGATGATGGCCTTGGCCGGCGCGCCGCTCAATCTTATCGTCAGCGCCTATGATGTGCGTAGTGGCGACATTATTCACCCACTGACGCTGCAACCACTGGGGCACGGCCTCAATACGGCCATCGCCGGCGCAGATATTATCACCGCGGAATTTGAGCATATCCCCGCCGATATCTTGCATCACTGTGAGCAAAGCGGGAAATTACGCCCCAGCGCCCAGGCAATTCTAACCGGTGGCGATCGCCAAATTGAGAAAGCCCTACTGATGCAAGCAGGCGTCGCCAATGCGCCGTACCGTGTGGTGTATACACAGGCGGATTTAGAAAAGGCAGTCGACGCACTGGGCGCGCCCTTGGTCCTCAAAAGTACCTTGGATGGTTATGACGGCAAAGGACAATGGCGCTATCGTGACGGCGATGATCTTCACGCATTATGGGCCGAGCTCGACGCCTTTCTCACCGCGCCCGGACAGCGCGATGGGCAAGCCATCATTGCCGAGGCTATGATCCCTTTTGACCGAGAAGTGTCACTGATTGGTGTGCGTGGCGCGAATGGTGAATTTGCCAGCTATAGCCTGACCCAAAACCACCACCATGATGGGATATTGACCCTGTCTGTGGTGCGCCCGGATGAGGATGCCTTGCAAACACAGGCAGCGGACATGTTGGAAAAGATTGCTAGCGCGCTGAACTATGTGGGTGTGCTCGCAGTGGAATTCTTTGATGTGGACGGCAGCTTGCTGGTGAACGAGATAGCACCTCGGGTGCACAACTCCGGTCACTGGACACAGCAAGGCAGCGCATGTTGCCAGTTTGAAAACCACCTGCGCGCCGTCAGCGGCTTACCCCTCGGCCCGACCGAGTTAATCCAGCCAACGGCGATGATTAATGTCTTAGGCCAAGGCAGTGTTCCGCTTGCGACCTATCGTGATGCCCATGTGCATTGGTATAACAAAACGCCTCGTCCGGGGCGCAAAGTGGGTCATATTAATGTCACGGCCACATCGAACGCAGAGCTTGCCACCAAATTAGCCAGCCTCGCCAGCTACCTCCCCGACAATGCTTTTCACGGTTTAAAATCGGCTGCACTGGCTCTTGCCGCGCAAACCGACTAATCCTCACTCTCCGATTCTGCAGCCGATTCACCTTGAATCGCGCTGCAGGGCTTATCGGCACATTGATGCACCGTCTTGCCGCCTTTCTTACGCTCCACCAGCAGCGCAAAGCCACATTGTTCGCAGGTGCCAGCTATCGGTTGTGCGTTTACTGCAAAATGGCACTTAGGGTACTGGTCACAGGCAAAAAAACGCTTACCGTAACGCGAGGTACGCTCCACCAGCTCACCTTTGTGGCAGGCAGGGCAGGTTAGGGTGGTATGATCGGGTTCGTCCGGTTTTTCGATATGCGTACATTGTGGGAACTGATCGCAGCCAATAAACATACCGAATCGACCTTGACGTAACACCAATTCTCCCTGATGACACGCCGGGCAAGCCACGCCAAGCGCTTTCACTACATGGCCATCGCCATGATGTAACGCCTTGGTATAGTGGCAGTCTGGGTAGGCCGTACAGGCCAAAAACGGGCCTCGTTTGCCCGATTTAAATGCAAGAGCGCTGCCACATTCCGGGCAGCGCTCCTGGGTGTTCGGGGTGTTTTCTTTACTCATTCACACCTTTCACTGTTGTTGAGAAGCGCTAGTGCACGTATCCCTCTTGTGCGTCGTACAGCATGTCTTCCATCTGTGTATACGCACGCTCGTTACCGGGCACGTTAAACAGCACCATCAAAATCACCCATTTTAGGTCATCAAGACCAAATTCTTGGGTCTCGAGTTCCATCACCCGATCGATCACCATTTCACGCGTTTCCGGTGACAGCACCCCAGCCTGCTCTAAGAATAAGAGGAAGCCTCGGCTTTCTTGGTCGATAAAGCGTGTTTCTTGCTCGGTATAGATTCGAATCGAGCTTTGGGCACTGCCTGATAGGTAAGGCTGTTTATCCGCATATTGCAACTGTGCCAGCTTTTCAAGCCAGTTCAGGGCTTTATATATATCGTCTTGATGAAAACCCGCGCGGGACAATTCATCTGCTAATTCGTCCTGATCGATCATCACTTCCACATCGCTATGGATGTAGGTTTCGAACAGGTACATAAGAATGTCCATCATGGCTAGCCCCTCCTCGTTCTGACATAGCCACCGGGTACTGCTGCTACAAGCCCCTGGAGTTCTAAGTCTAACAACTGCATCATGATTTCGTGAACCGGTTGGTTGCAGCGCTCAGCCAGTACGTCGACACACGTCGCGTTAGTCCCTACGTTAGCCAACAGCGCAGAAAATGGCAATCCTTCGTGCGTATCTAACTTGGGTGCATCACTAAATAATTCATGTTGCTGACTCACAGCAAACTGCACCAAGCTATCCA includes:
- the purE gene encoding 5-(carboxyamino)imidazole ribonucleotide mutase, whose protein sequence is MTVGIIMGSQSDWPTMTHAAAMLDHFAIPYETRIVSAHRTPQLLADYAQQAAERGIKVIIAGAGGAAHLPGMTAAHTSLPVLGVPVQSKALKGMDSLLSIAQMPKGVAVGTLAIGDAGAANAGLLAAQILATADPDLMTKVDAFRQVQTEAVLAQPNPQG
- a CDS encoding 5-(carboxyamino)imidazole ribonucleotide synthase, yielding MNILVLGAGQLARMMALAGAPLNLIVSAYDVRSGDIIHPLTLQPLGHGLNTAIAGADIITAEFEHIPADILHHCEQSGKLRPSAQAILTGGDRQIEKALLMQAGVANAPYRVVYTQADLEKAVDALGAPLVLKSTLDGYDGKGQWRYRDGDDLHALWAELDAFLTAPGQRDGQAIIAEAMIPFDREVSLIGVRGANGEFASYSLTQNHHHDGILTLSVVRPDEDALQTQAADMLEKIASALNYVGVLAVEFFDVDGSLLVNEIAPRVHNSGHWTQQGSACCQFENHLRAVSGLPLGPTELIQPTAMINVLGQGSVPLATYRDAHVHWYNKTPRPGRKVGHINVTATSNAELATKLASLASYLPDNAFHGLKSAALALAAQTD
- a CDS encoding DNA topoisomerase family protein, with amino-acid sequence MSKENTPNTQERCPECGSALAFKSGKRGPFLACTAYPDCHYTKALHHGDGHVVKALGVACPACHQGELVLRQGRFGMFIGCDQFPQCTHIEKPDEPDHTTLTCPACHKGELVERTSRYGKRFFACDQYPKCHFAVNAQPIAGTCEQCGFALLVERKKGGKTVHQCADKPCSAIQGESAAESESED
- a CDS encoding DUF494 family protein codes for the protein MMDILMYLFETYIHSDVEVMIDQDELADELSRAGFHQDDIYKALNWLEKLAQLQYADKQPYLSGSAQSSIRIYTEQETRFIDQESRGFLLFLEQAGVLSPETREMVIDRVMELETQEFGLDDLKWVILMVLFNVPGNERAYTQMEDMLYDAQEGYVH